AAATTTCACACATACAAATCCTTTCTTTAATGATTAAAATAAGGTAATAAAAACCCTGCTCTTTTTATTTTAACAGATTATCTCCAATTCGTCGTTTAAAGATTTCTTAAAAATGCATGAGAAATGATAGAAGCTTTTTTCTATCATTTCCTCATCAACAGTCACTAACTTAAGTTAGTATCACTCAAACATATCGTAGAAGTCTAGCCTCAAATTTTTACCTTTACGGCAATTTATTCCCAGCAGACAAATAAATGTCATACCATTCCTCACGCGTCAAGGTGACTTCGCTAGCCTTACTAATTTTTTGTAATCGTTCAGGCGTCATTGTCCCAACAATTGCTTGCATTTGTGCAGGATGATGCAAGATCCAAGCAATTGCAATTGCAGCGTTAGTTACATGATATTTTTCAGCCACTTGCTTTAATTTTTTATTAACTTCTGGAAATTTTTCATTATCTAGAAAAACGCCTTCAAAATAACCATATTGAAATGGAGACCAAGCTTGAATCGTCATCTGCTGAATCCTACTATATTCTAAGATCCCATTGTCACGGTTAATGCCCGCTTCATTGGTCATATTTACATTAAAACCTGCATCAATCATTCCTGTATGCTTAAGACCAAATTGAAGCTGATTAATGAGTAATTCTTGATTTACCGCCGTTTTCAGCAATTCAATTTGCATTGGATTTTGATTACTTACACCAAAATGACGGACTTTCCCCGCCTTTTCTAACTCATCAAATGCTGCTGCAACTTCTTCAGGCTCCATCAATGTGTCTGGGCGATGCAACAATAAAATATCCAAGTAGTCCGTTTTTAAGCGTTTTAAAGTACCATCTACCGAAGCAATAATATGTTTCTTTGAAAAATCAAAAAGACCTTTTCTGATCCCACATTTTGATTGTAGAATCATTTTTTCTCTTAAATGCGCTTTTTGCGAAACAACATTTGCAAAAATTTCTTCCGATTTTCCAGCTCCATAAATATCGGCATGATCAAAAAAATTAATTCCTTGTTCAAGCGCAGTCATCACTATTTTCTCAGCTTCATTTGTTGAAAGGTTGGCCATACGCATACAACCAAGTGCAATTGCCGGAGCTTTTATCTTTCCACCTAAATTAATTTGTTTCATGACTATTCCACCTTTCTTTCATTCATTATATGATAATTTTACGAAAAAACGTAGGATTTCACTTGAATGAGGAATTAGAACTGGTATTTTTCATTTATTTATTATACAATACCTTTTGTTGGCAAGTTTTCATGATGGAGAAATACCCAAGTCCGGCTGAAGGGGACAGACTCGAAATCTGTTAGGCGGTGTATGCCGCGCCGGGGTTCGAATCCCCGTTTCTCCGTTTTCCAGATTGATTTCTCATATAATTCTTAACGAATATAAAGCGAGTTTCAAGTTTAGTTGGATATGATATCCATTCGAAATCAATCTATGTCTTTTACCAGTATGGTTCTCTCTTTCCCATACTGGTTTTTTATCATTTTTTCAAAAAAAGAAAATCAGACAAGCAAGCTAAATACTAGAAGTAAAATGGCTAGCAGAAAACCATTAATCCAACTAAAAGTTTTCCAAAAAGCAGCTTTTAAATTCGGAAAATAAAGAGAAAAAATACGAAATCCAATTAAATTGGCTACTGAAGCAATGAGTGTTCCTATTCCGCCAATGTTTACACCTAACAAAACAGCATGCGCATGGGCAGAAAATGGCGCAATTAAAATTGCAGCAGGAACATTACTAATCAGCTGACTTACTATAGCTGAGCCAATTAAACTAGATAGTGGGCGCGTCAAAAGCTGCGGAAGAAAATGCTTCATCAAAGAAATAGACATTAAATTTCCAACAATTAAAAAGAAAAACACAAACGTAAGAAGTAGCCGATAATCGATTTTCCTAAATGCAGTACGATCAAAAAACAGCAGTACAATACATAATAGCGGAACAACGATAAAATATGGTATAAGCTTTAATACTGTCAAAACCATAGCTATAAATAGGAAAACAGGAACAATCACAGCTTTCTTATTTATGGTTTGAGTTTCCGAAATATTTGCTAGTGTGAGTTCTTTTAACGGGATTTTCAACGTTAACACGAATAAAAGCACGAGCGAAATAAACGATAATGGTAATAACCAGCGTAAGAATGTGACAATGCTTAAATGGTAGTAAGCAAATAAAAAAAGATTTTGCGGATTTCCAAATGGCAATAATACACTTCCCAAATTAGCCGCTATAATAAGTAAAACAACACTCCAAATAATTTCAGGAAAATCTTTTACCTTTTTTACAATCATAATAAAAATCGGGATTAAGCTTAAAAGCGCGACATCATTCGTTAAAATCATGGACGAAAAAAAGCAAGCCATACTAAACGACGAACAAGAACACGTGTAGATTTAGCACTCCTGATCATTTTTTCAGCTAGAACATTTAGTACGCCCACTCTTTCAAAAGATTTTATAACTAGCATCAAACCAAACAGTGAAAAAATCATCTTGACATCAATGTAAGAGATGGCAAATTTTCCATATAAGCAGCTAGCTATGGCAAGTAAAAATGAAATGGTAAATAACCAATCCTTTTTTAAAAACATTAATATTTTCATGCTTTAGCCCCTCAAGAATGAAATAGCGATTTAGACACATTTAATTCCCCATTTTAAAGTCTTTACTTGTTAGCTCAAACCTTCCCTTTAACCCCGGTGTGATATAAACTTTTTTATTTTTGCTTACAAAAATGGCTTCCACACCTTTTTGCTTCTTAATAAACTTAAGTCCACTTTCAATTCCTTCAGAAAAGGCTGCGGAACTAAGACCATCACCGGTAATTGATTGATCACTAATGATAGATACACCTGCAATATCATTATCAAATGGATAACCTGTTTTTGGATTAAATAAATGATGATATTTTTTCCCATCTACTTCTAAAAAGCGCTCATAAATACCGGAAGTCACAATTGATTTATTTTGTTCAGGTAATTTGCCAAGGATTGTTCCTCTTGGCGAAAAAGGATCTTGAATGCCGACATTCCAATCCCCACCTTTTGGACTTTCACCTTGAACAATTACATTTCCTCCTAAATCAATAATTGAAGTGGTAACGCCATTTGCTTTAAATACTTGTTCAACTTGATCGGCAATGAAACCTTTGGCAATGCCGCCTAAATCTAACTGCATTCCTGCTTTTTTTAGATAGACTGTTTTATTTTGATCGTTTAATTCGATGTTTTTATACCCGATTAGTGGTAACCGCTGATTAATTTCACTTTGTGCTGGTTTTCTAGCATCTGGAAAACCAATATGCCAAAGTGAAGTAATGGGACCAATTGAAATATCTTTAGAACCACCTGTTGCCTGACTATACTTTATCCCTTCTTTAATTAAATAATAAATATCGTTATCTACTTTAACTGGTTGTTTCCCACTTGCTGCATTGATCTTATCAACTTGTGAGCTCCTTTTTTCTTCGTCATTGACATCAATTTTATCAGCTAATTCTCGAACTCGCTTAAACCCTTTATCTAAAACAGCTTCTTTTCCGTTATCATAAATTTTTAACGTTACAACCGTCCCCATTAAAAATTCTGTTTTGGCATAAGGTGTTGTGATCAGATTCCGTGTATCCTTTTTTCCTGAAGAGTTACCGCTTGATGCACAGCTAGCAAGAAGTAGTGTTAAACAACTAAAAATAATGATTGTAAAGCCTTTTTTCTTCATAAACTCACCTCATAATTTATCCTACGCTAATAATGTATCCTTTATAACAAATGAAGTCAATATAAAAAAGAGCGGGAACCTTCTTTACACCAGGATCTCGCGTTCTGATATTCTCTGCTAAAAAAGGGTATAAGAAAATTAGCTTACACTAAAAAGGGGCGAAAAAGGTGAAACATAATAAAAAAAGTATTAGCCAAAACTTAAATATTTTACGTGCAGGAGTCCTTGGTGCCAATGATGGTATTGTTTCAACAGCGGGTATTGTTATTGGCGTTGCTGGTGCAACAACCCACCTCAATACCATTTTTATTTCTGGAATTGCTGGACTTGTTGCTGGGGCCTTATCGATGGCTGGCGGTGAATATGTTTCTGTCAGCACACAAAAAGACACCGAAAAAGCAGCAATCCAAACTGAACGAGAGGAAATTGCTGCTGATTATCAAGGTGAGTTAAAAGAACTGGCAACCTTTTATGAAAATAAAGGGCTAGCAAAAGATCTAGCCTACCAAGTAGCCTTTGAGTTAATGGCAAAAGATGCACTTAATGCTCATGCTGAATCGGAATTAGGACTAAATCCTAATAATTATGTTAATCCCTGGAACGCTGCACTTTCTTCTATG
This DNA window, taken from Listeria sp. PSOL-1, encodes the following:
- a CDS encoding aldo/keto reductase family oxidoreductase, whose product is MKQINLGGKIKAPAIALGCMRMANLSTNEAEKIVMTALEQGINFFDHADIYGAGKSEEIFANVVSQKAHLREKMILQSKCGIRKGLFDFSKKHIIASVDGTLKRLKTDYLDILLLHRPDTLMEPEEVAAAFDELEKAGKVRHFGVSNQNPMQIELLKTAVNQELLINQLQFGLKHTGMIDAGFNVNMTNEAGINRDNGILEYSRIQQMTIQAWSPFQYGYFEGVFLDNEKFPEVNKKLKQVAEKYHVTNAAIAIAWILHHPAQMQAIVGTMTPERLQKISKASEVTLTREEWYDIYLSAGNKLP
- a CDS encoding SLC13 family permease; protein product: MILTNDVALLSLIPIFIMIVKKVKDFPEIIWSVVLLIIAANLGSVLLPFGNPQNLFLFAYYHLSIVTFLRWLLPLSFISLVLLFVLTLKIPLKELTLANISETQTINKKAVIVPVFLFIAMVLTVLKLIPYFIVVPLLCIVLLFFDRTAFRKIDYRLLLTFVFFFLIVGNLMSISLMKHFLPQLLTRPLSSLIGSAIVSQLISNVPAAILIAPFSAHAHAVLLGVNIGGIGTLIASVANLIGFRIFSLYFPNLKAAFWKTFSWINGFLLAILLLVFSLLV
- a CDS encoding FAD:protein FMN transferase; translation: MKKKGFTIIIFSCLTLLLASCASSGNSSGKKDTRNLITTPYAKTEFLMGTVVTLKIYDNGKEAVLDKGFKRVRELADKIDVNDEEKRSSQVDKINAASGKQPVKVDNDIYYLIKEGIKYSQATGGSKDISIGPITSLWHIGFPDARKPAQSEINQRLPLIGYKNIELNDQNKTVYLKKAGMQLDLGGIAKGFIADQVEQVFKANGVTTSIIDLGGNVIVQGESPKGGDWNVGIQDPFSPRGTILGKLPEQNKSIVTSGIYERFLEVDGKKYHHLFNPKTGYPFDNDIAGVSIISDQSITGDGLSSAAFSEGIESGLKFIKKQKGVEAIFVSKNKKVYITPGLKGRFELTSKDFKMGN
- a CDS encoding VIT family protein, which encodes MKHNKKSISQNLNILRAGVLGANDGIVSTAGIVIGVAGATTHLNTIFISGIAGLVAGALSMAGGEYVSVSTQKDTEKAAIQTEREEIAADYQGELKELATFYENKGLAKDLAYQVAFELMAKDALNAHAESELGLNPNNYVNPWNAALSSMLSFSVGALLPLLTILLFPPNVRIGLTFLVVLASLGLTGYISAYLGSAPKRNAVLRNMCVGMLTMIITYLVGLWVGI